Proteins encoded by one window of Vigna radiata var. radiata cultivar VC1973A chromosome 5, Vradiata_ver6, whole genome shotgun sequence:
- the LOC106760588 gene encoding uncharacterized protein LOC106760588, which produces MKRRLTSAPVLAIPDTSKPLEVFCDASYQGLGCVLMQEKRPAAYASRQLKSHERNYPTHDIELAAVVFALKTWRHYLYGSRFQVFSDHKSLKYLFDQKELNMRQRRWMKYLKDFDFELQYHPGKANVVADALSRKRVQMSALMVKELELIEKFRDLNLGLRLSQGHLWCSHLKIPNDFLEEMRAGQKEDANLQQTTEKVKLIQDRMRATQSRQKSYKRRRPLEVEVGDHVFLRVSQMTGVGRVIRSKKLSPKFLGPFQITRRIEPVAYEITLPPQLANLHNVFHVSQLRKYVANPDHVLEVDDVQVREDLSLNAKPVRILDVQSKQLRGKDIRTVKVLWNDKTNEMTWELEDEMKNFYLTCLVEK; this is translated from the coding sequence ATGAAGAGGAGGTTGACAAGTGCTCCAGTGTTAGCAATACCGGATACGTCGAAGCCTTTAGAAGTGTTTTGTGACGCTTCATATCAGGGACTCGGTTGTGTGTTAATGCAAGAGAAAAGACCGGCAGCTTATGCTTCACGACAATTAAAGTCGCATGAGAGGAACTACCCGACGCATGACATCGAGTTAGCCGCTGTTGTGTTCGCTCTGAAGACTTGGAGACACTATTTATATGGATCACGTTTTCAGGTTTTCAGTGATCACAAAAGCCTGAAATATCTTTTCGACCAGAAAGAATTGAACATGAGACAAAGGAGATGGATGAAGTACTTGAAGGACTTCGATTTTGAGTTGCAGTACCACCCTGGAAAGGCAAATGTGGTAGCAGATGCTCTGAGTAGGAAGCGAGTTCAGATGTCAGCCCTGATGGTGAAAGAACTAGAGTTGATCGAGAAGTTCAGAGATTTGAACTTAGGTCTGCGGCTGAGTCAAGGCCACCTTTGGTGTAGCCATTTGAAGATTCCAAATGATTTCTTGGAAGAGATGAGAGCAGGACAGAAGGAGGACGCAAATTTGCAGCAGACAACCGAGAAAGTGAAGCTGATACAAGACAGGATGCGTGCAACGCAGAGTAGACAAAAGTCATACAAGAGAAGGAGACCTCTTGAAGTTGAGGTGGGGGACCATGTCTTTTTGCGAGTTTCTCAGATGACGGGCGTAGGGAGAGTCATCAGGTCAAAGAAGTTATCTCCGAAGTTTCTTGGACCATTTCAGATCACCAGGAGGATTGAACCAGTAGCATATGAAATCACACTACCTCCTCAGTTGGCAAACTTACACAATGTATTTCATGTCTCCCAGTTGAGGAAGTATGTAGCGAATCCAGATCATGTGCTCGAGGTGGATGATGTTCAAGTTAGGGAAGACTTATCGTTGAACGCAAAACCGGTACGGATCTTGGATGTTCAGTCAAAGCAACTGAGAGGGAAGGATATTCGTACAGTGAAAGTATTGTGGAATGATAAGACTAATGAAATGACTTGGGAATTAGAAGATGAAATGAAGAACTTTTACCTCACTTGTTTGGTTGAAAAATGa